Proteins encoded together in one Solanum lycopersicum chromosome 7, SLM_r2.1 window:
- the LOC138337456 gene encoding uncharacterized protein yields the protein MLIGDMDISMLTVYVQQVEEENLSDKDEYRNKKAMTGNASGQQKNDSSRQQFQKPKRNAPLSASAPPFRNIEGHVMRESCQNKQGGVNPCNRAQASVVALLDKDAPRGATSGTSGGANRLYAITSL from the exons ATGTTGATTGGAGATATGGACATTTCAATGTTAACAGTCTATGTGCAACAAGTGGAAGAAGAAAACCTGAGTGATAAAGATGAGTACAGGAATAAGAAAGCTATGACGGGGAATGCATCTGGTCAACAAAAGAATGATTCAAGTCGACAACAATTTCAGAAACCAAAGAGGAATGCACCATTATCTGCTAGTGCACCTCCATTCAGAAACATAG AGGGTCACGTCATGAGAGAGTCATGTCAGAATAAGCAAGGTGGTGTAAATCCATGCAATAGAGCTCAAGCTTCAGTAGTTGCTCTACTAGACAAGGATGCACCTAGAGGAGCCACTTCTGGTACTAGCGGAGGGGCAAACCGtctctatgcaatcactagccTCTAG